A window from Candidatus Neomarinimicrobiota bacterium encodes these proteins:
- the tkt gene encoding transketolase, whose translation MATSDISTLSINTIRTLAMDGVQKAGSGHPGMPMGCAPIAYLLYTQYMKHTPEVPDWPDRDRFVLSAGHGSMLLYSMLHLTGYGMPLDQLKQFRQLGSKTAGHPEYWDVPGIETTTGPLGQGFTNGIGMALAAKHLAAKFNKDDYPIIDHNIYAICSDGDLMEGISSEAASLAGHLGLDDVIYLYDDNKITIDGSTDLAFSEDVPTRFESYDWHVQVVDDVNNLDALSSAIETAKEVKGKPHLIAVRTHIGYGSPNQQDTSAAHGSPLGEEEVALTKENLGWDPEKHFYVPDEVSEHIKEQVTERAEAYGEWQEMFDSYREEYPELASEFERRMRGSLPEDWDKDLPVFSPEDGRMATRKASGATIQPLSANIPELIGGSADLEPSNKTYIDAEKNFARDAYDQRNLHFGVREHAMSSIVSGMSLTKGVRPYGATFLIFSDYLRPTLRLAAMMGLPNIYVFTHDSIGVGEDGPTHQPIEQVASLRAIPNFLTLRPADANEVVECWKIALEQTDRPTAFALTRQGLPIYDRSKYAAASNVRKGGYVMNDSGDDPEIIFLASGSEVELALGAQDALAEEGVDSRVVNMCSWELFDEQTDEYRESVLPRSVDKRVVIEAGRRTGWDKYAGWNSAFITMETYGTSAPGQDAFKHFGFTVENVVENAKSLL comes from the coding sequence ATGGCAACGTCTGACATCTCAACATTAAGCATTAACACCATTCGCACCCTTGCGATGGACGGCGTACAGAAAGCCGGTTCCGGGCATCCCGGAATGCCCATGGGCTGTGCGCCGATCGCGTATTTATTGTACACGCAATACATGAAACACACGCCGGAAGTGCCGGACTGGCCGGATCGCGACCGGTTCGTGCTCTCCGCCGGACACGGCTCTATGCTGCTGTACAGCATGCTGCATCTTACCGGTTACGGAATGCCGCTCGATCAGTTGAAGCAGTTCCGTCAGCTGGGCAGCAAAACCGCAGGACATCCGGAATACTGGGATGTCCCAGGCATCGAAACCACTACCGGTCCGCTGGGGCAGGGTTTTACCAACGGAATCGGGATGGCGCTGGCGGCCAAGCATCTTGCGGCAAAGTTTAACAAAGATGATTATCCCATCATTGATCACAACATTTACGCCATATGCAGCGACGGCGACCTGATGGAGGGCATCTCCTCCGAGGCGGCCTCGCTGGCGGGACACCTGGGACTGGACGATGTCATCTACCTGTATGACGATAATAAAATTACCATCGATGGTAGCACGGATTTGGCCTTTTCCGAAGATGTACCGACACGATTTGAGTCATACGACTGGCACGTGCAGGTGGTTGATGATGTCAACAATCTGGATGCGCTGTCGTCGGCAATCGAGACGGCCAAAGAAGTGAAGGGCAAACCGCATCTCATCGCTGTCCGGACGCACATCGGGTACGGCAGTCCGAATCAGCAGGATACTTCCGCAGCCCACGGTTCGCCACTGGGCGAAGAGGAAGTGGCACTGACCAAGGAGAATCTCGGCTGGGATCCGGAGAAGCATTTTTACGTGCCGGATGAAGTCAGCGAACACATCAAGGAACAGGTCACCGAACGTGCTGAAGCGTATGGCGAATGGCAGGAGATGTTTGACTCCTATCGCGAGGAGTATCCGGAACTGGCCTCGGAATTTGAACGCCGGATGCGCGGATCGCTGCCGGAGGACTGGGACAAGGATCTGCCGGTCTTCAGTCCGGAAGACGGCCGCATGGCCACCCGGAAGGCGTCCGGAGCCACTATTCAGCCACTGTCGGCTAACATACCCGAACTTATCGGTGGCTCGGCGGACCTGGAACCATCCAACAAAACCTACATCGATGCCGAAAAGAATTTCGCCAGAGATGCCTACGACCAGCGGAATCTGCATTTCGGCGTTCGTGAGCACGCCATGAGCTCCATTGTAAGTGGCATGTCGCTGACCAAGGGTGTGCGACCCTACGGGGCGACGTTCCTGATATTCTCCGACTATCTCCGCCCGACGCTCCGTCTCGCAGCCATGATGGGACTCCCGAACATTTACGTGTTCACCCACGACTCCATCGGCGTCGGCGAGGACGGCCCGACGCACCAGCCCATCGAACAGGTGGCGTCGCTTCGCGCCATTCCCAACTTCCTGACGCTGCGTCCCGCGGACGCCAACGAAGTGGTGGAGTGCTGGAAAATCGCACTGGAACAGACAGACCGGCCCACGGCGTTCGCATTGACCCGCCAGGGACTCCCGATCTACGATCGCAGTAAATACGCCGCAGCATCTAACGTGCGGAAGGGTGGTTACGTGATGAACGACTCCGGCGACGATCCGGAGATTATCTTCCTGGCCTCTGGTTCCGAGGTGGAACTGGCGCTCGGCGCCCAGGATGCCCTCGCCGAAGAAGGCGTGGACTCCCGCGTCGTGAATATGTGCTCGTGGGAGCTGTTCGACGAGCAGACCGACGAGTACCGCGAAAGCGTCCTGCCGCGTTCCGTCGACAAGCGCGTGGTCATCGAGGCAGGCCGCCGCACCGGCTGGGACAAATACGCCGGCTGGAACTCGGCATTCATCACCATGGAGACTTACGGTACTTCAGCTCCAGGCCAAGACGCCTTCAAGCACTTCGGCTTCACCGTGGAGAATGTGGTGGAGAACGCGAAATCGCTTCTGTAG
- a CDS encoding YigZ family protein, which produces MTDEYLTVKEYATARFKEKGSKFIGHIYPVNSRDDAAQRLSEVKQEYYDATHNCSAYVIGLGDETDFHYDDDGEPSGTAGKPIYQAITGADLTNVIIIITRYFGGTKLGTGGLIRAYGESAHLTIENATIVRKVLTETVSLETTYEDISAVMRTIENMEARITDQDYGEKIRITVAVRQSLAEQFRRQLIDSTGDRIAFV; this is translated from the coding sequence ATGACGGACGAATACCTCACTGTAAAAGAGTACGCAACTGCCCGGTTCAAGGAAAAGGGTTCCAAATTTATCGGACATATTTATCCTGTCAATTCCAGAGATGACGCGGCGCAGCGACTTTCCGAGGTAAAGCAGGAGTACTACGACGCCACGCACAATTGTTCAGCATATGTGATCGGATTGGGCGATGAGACCGATTTCCACTACGATGACGACGGGGAGCCTTCTGGTACGGCGGGCAAGCCGATCTACCAGGCCATCACCGGCGCTGATCTGACAAATGTCATTATAATCATCACACGATACTTTGGGGGAACCAAACTGGGCACCGGCGGACTGATCCGAGCCTATGGGGAGTCCGCACACCTGACCATCGAGAATGCGACCATCGTCCGGAAAGTCCTGACTGAAACGGTTTCTCTGGAAACAACGTACGAGGATATCAGCGCAGTGATGAGAACGATTGAAAACATGGAAGCCAGGATTACCGACCAAGATTACGGTGAAAAAATCCGGATAACGGTAGCGGTACGACAATCTCTGGCAGAACAGTTCCGCCGGCAGTTAATTGACAGTACCGGAGACCGGATAGCGTTTGTCTGA
- a CDS encoding T9SS type A sorting domain-containing protein: MKRIILYISLSLFLFFTKDTFAQPDKPVKCGFSVLMEQAKLGKITAAQMQRPSLQYRYLTQDSVFLIHYSLEGGDAIDPTSTNSQGIPDWVYEAEKALHKSYFTLVDSMGFPPPPMDSQSYPDEGDRRDGDPSGGARDIYIHDLSGSIYGITRWEDEVIKTPTSDMARASYTEIDNDYVEANYYTHGVNALRATIAHELFHQFHLAYTLKLEDVWWYEISSSWFEDLVYPAVNDYIQYVSSYFASQSQPLHTSGGYKTAHYGYILNSYNEPTVWSDIWANFVTERAYPAIDHALKDIGYSFAGSYRKFGAWNLLTGSRAINGYGYPDAAEYPEITTSGAITIPDSLPVARSIPARDILYQDLMHTGVGLEHYRLNFNPLDARGGGSIAIPGSTNPVDFFLGKQTLSLTFPKSGMAGVGALVNPVVDTTSISISQEKKIVTFFPNTYVPAEHGNNIQIYTVLNEAGPIRADLFDVTGRRVLKYNFGGQAFDSGPIQLTLPIEGQSTGKLSSGVYFLRLDAGNQTQTGKFVLIR, translated from the coding sequence ATGAAACGGATCATCCTCTATATATCTCTTTCACTCTTTTTATTTTTTACAAAAGATACATTCGCCCAACCCGACAAACCGGTCAAATGCGGATTTTCCGTGCTGATGGAGCAGGCAAAACTGGGGAAAATCACTGCGGCACAGATGCAGCGCCCATCTCTGCAATACCGGTATCTGACGCAGGATTCGGTCTTCCTGATTCATTATAGCCTGGAAGGCGGGGACGCTATCGATCCCACCAGCACCAACAGCCAGGGTATCCCGGATTGGGTGTATGAGGCAGAAAAAGCATTGCACAAATCCTACTTCACGCTGGTGGATTCGATGGGATTTCCACCGCCGCCCATGGATAGCCAATCGTATCCAGATGAAGGGGACCGGCGGGATGGTGATCCGTCCGGTGGGGCACGGGATATTTACATCCACGATCTGTCGGGATCAATTTATGGCATCACCAGGTGGGAAGATGAGGTTATCAAAACACCCACAAGCGATATGGCCCGCGCCAGCTATACGGAGATCGACAACGATTACGTAGAGGCAAATTATTACACCCACGGCGTTAACGCGCTCCGGGCGACCATTGCGCACGAACTGTTTCACCAGTTTCATCTGGCCTATACCCTTAAGTTGGAAGACGTATGGTGGTATGAAATCTCCAGCAGCTGGTTTGAAGATTTGGTGTACCCTGCGGTGAATGATTATATCCAGTACGTCTCTTCATATTTTGCCAGTCAAAGCCAGCCACTGCATACCAGCGGAGGATATAAAACCGCCCATTATGGTTATATATTAAACAGTTATAACGAGCCCACTGTCTGGAGCGATATCTGGGCCAATTTTGTCACGGAACGAGCGTATCCCGCTATCGATCACGCGCTCAAAGATATCGGATATTCGTTCGCGGGTTCCTATCGAAAATTCGGCGCCTGGAACCTGCTAACCGGCAGTCGTGCCATCAATGGATACGGCTATCCGGATGCCGCAGAGTACCCTGAGATTACCACCAGCGGCGCCATCACCATTCCCGACTCGTTGCCGGTGGCTCGGTCGATTCCTGCCAGAGATATATTATACCAGGATCTCATGCACACAGGTGTTGGTTTGGAACATTACCGATTGAATTTCAATCCGCTAGATGCAAGGGGGGGAGGGTCCATTGCCATCCCTGGGTCCACAAACCCGGTGGACTTCTTTCTTGGAAAACAAACCTTGAGCCTAACCTTTCCTAAATCTGGAATGGCTGGTGTTGGAGCGCTTGTTAATCCCGTAGTGGACACCACATCCATCTCGATATCACAGGAGAAAAAGATCGTAACCTTTTTCCCCAACACTTACGTACCGGCCGAACACGGCAACAATATCCAAATATACACTGTGTTGAATGAAGCCGGACCAATACGTGCAGATCTGTTTGATGTCACCGGACGAAGAGTGCTCAAGTATAATTTCGGTGGTCAGGCATTTGATTCCGGGCCTATTCAGTTAACGCTTCCCATAGAAGGGCAGAGCACCGGAAAGCTCAGCAGCGGGGTCTATTTTCTGAGACTCGACGCCGGAAACCAGACCCAAACAGGCAAATTCGTGCTCATCCGATGA
- the der gene encoding ribosome biogenesis GTPase Der, producing MVTAQEVPITESSLTVAVVGRPNVGKSTLFNRLTGQRQAITSKIEGTTRDRIYGNVDWAGHTFTIIDTGGYIPRSDEQIDATVRRQVEVALEQADFILFVVDAATGITSVEQELANELRSQAERVLVVVNKVDSDNQALDVHEFWNLGLGEPIGVSAESGRLTGDLLDRLVERFPEKATRPAKDPDRIPLAIVGMPNVGKSSFTNAILNEEVSIVTDIPGTTRDTVHSDFTYYEQKFRLIDTAGLRKRSKIAEEIEYYSLVRTYQAIDSAAVGIVIVDADKGFSRRDAEIIRYVLDKKKGLVIAVNKWDLIEKETNTAKIFQDDIVYRFPELEFYPFVFISVLHRQRLYKPIKLAAKIYEERGKSIKTSALNDYLQEVIDRTPPPRVKGKFVRIKYVTQVKSAPPVFAFFVNDPSLIPEHYRRFLEHKIREKWSFFGVPLTLSFRQK from the coding sequence ATGGTTACCGCACAGGAAGTCCCCATCACAGAATCCTCGCTTACCGTCGCCGTCGTCGGCCGCCCCAACGTCGGGAAATCCACACTCTTCAACCGGTTAACCGGACAGCGCCAGGCGATCACCTCCAAAATTGAAGGAACAACCCGGGATCGCATCTATGGGAATGTAGACTGGGCCGGGCATACCTTTACTATCATTGATACTGGCGGCTATATTCCCAGAAGTGATGAACAAATAGATGCCACAGTTCGGCGTCAGGTGGAAGTTGCCCTTGAACAGGCTGATTTTATCCTGTTTGTGGTGGATGCTGCAACCGGCATTACCTCGGTAGAGCAGGAACTCGCCAATGAACTCCGGAGCCAGGCCGAGCGGGTATTGGTGGTCGTGAATAAGGTCGATTCGGACAACCAGGCTCTGGACGTGCACGAGTTCTGGAATCTTGGATTAGGAGAACCGATAGGCGTCTCTGCTGAAAGTGGGAGACTCACCGGCGATCTGCTGGACAGACTGGTGGAACGATTCCCGGAGAAAGCTACCCGGCCTGCGAAAGATCCGGACAGAATTCCGCTGGCCATCGTCGGAATGCCCAACGTTGGAAAATCCTCGTTTACTAATGCAATCCTGAACGAGGAAGTTTCTATCGTCACCGACATTCCCGGGACGACCCGGGACACGGTCCATTCAGATTTTACGTACTACGAACAAAAATTCCGCCTCATTGATACCGCTGGACTCCGGAAGCGATCCAAGATAGCCGAAGAGATTGAGTATTACAGCCTGGTTCGGACATATCAGGCCATTGATTCTGCGGCAGTGGGAATCGTCATCGTGGATGCCGACAAAGGCTTTTCCCGCAGGGATGCCGAAATTATCCGGTACGTGCTGGACAAGAAAAAGGGATTAGTCATTGCAGTGAACAAGTGGGATCTGATTGAGAAGGAGACCAACACGGCGAAGATTTTCCAGGATGATATCGTGTACCGGTTTCCGGAACTGGAGTTCTATCCATTTGTATTTATCAGCGTACTGCATCGTCAGCGTCTGTACAAGCCGATAAAGCTGGCTGCTAAAATCTATGAAGAGCGCGGCAAGAGCATCAAAACCAGCGCACTGAACGACTATCTGCAGGAGGTAATTGACCGGACTCCACCGCCACGGGTCAAAGGAAAATTCGTACGTATAAAATACGTCACCCAGGTGAAGTCGGCGCCGCCGGTGTTCGCATTTTTCGTGAACGATCCGTCATTGATTCCGGAACACTATCGGCGGTTCCTCGAACACAAGATCCGCGAGAAGTGGAGCTTCTTCGGTGTCCCGCTGACGCTGTCGTTTCGGCAGAAGTAG
- a CDS encoding nuclear transport factor 2 family protein, translated as MRHYIKVFCLVILIGQPDLTAQIPPTPAEDQQALLESDDPELEKNKKLVYDCWRIVLEARHLDQAEKYMKEDYIQHNPNVATGREAFVEFFSQFGEPQPIKDTIQMPLIEIVAEGDMVVLSFAREYPDPNDESKTYTTTWFDMFRIENGKLAEHWDSARKR; from the coding sequence ATGCGTCATTATATAAAGGTATTCTGTTTGGTCATACTAATTGGTCAGCCGGACCTGACCGCGCAGATACCACCAACGCCGGCGGAAGACCAACAGGCGTTGCTGGAAAGTGACGATCCGGAATTAGAAAAAAATAAAAAGCTGGTATACGATTGCTGGCGAATTGTACTGGAGGCGCGCCATCTGGATCAGGCTGAAAAGTATATGAAGGAGGATTATATCCAACATAACCCGAATGTCGCCACCGGCCGGGAGGCCTTCGTAGAATTTTTCTCACAGTTTGGTGAACCGCAACCAATTAAAGATACTATTCAGATGCCGCTCATCGAAATTGTTGCCGAAGGCGATATGGTTGTCCTGAGTTTTGCGCGTGAATATCCTGATCCCAATGACGAATCAAAAACCTATACCACAACCTGGTTCGACATGTTTCGCATCGAGAACGGTAAACTCGCGGAGCACTGGGATTCCGCGAGGAAACGGTAG
- a CDS encoding DUF512 domain-containing protein produces the protein MKITDVQPNSLGEELGLRVGDQLLRINGQRVRDIIDYRFHFTEDTIEMVIFREGERVTIEEFAKHPDEQLGVTFEPIKIRKCANDCLFCFVDQNPEEVRDSLKFRDGDYRLSFMQGHYVTLTNVGWKEMERIATQGLSPIYVSVHVTDPEVRKELILYKKEDDILEKLDYLVSNGIEVHTQIVLVPGVNDEEVLDKTLEDLYQFRENLMSVALVPVGLTKHREGLAELESVSPEYASDFMPKVRKYDEMYRNKEGERFVYLSDEWFILADEEIPPMDYYGNAYQIENGVGLVRSFLDDFEAQSRGFPENLPEPREVSLVTGKLAEPIFREHIMPVLNEIENFHANLYAIRNDFWGDMVTVAGLLTAQDVIRQLAARNLGDALYLPMRFINDDGITLDDKTPEDIQNHLGVPTFVTDEDFMKIITGNDEPEIDINARSTAVEVLSGIGQVG, from the coding sequence ATGAAAATCACAGACGTACAACCGAACAGTTTGGGAGAAGAACTCGGCCTGCGGGTCGGGGATCAGCTGTTGCGGATCAATGGACAGCGGGTGCGGGATATTATCGATTACCGCTTCCATTTTACCGAGGATACCATCGAAATGGTGATCTTCAGGGAGGGGGAACGAGTTACGATCGAAGAGTTCGCCAAGCACCCGGATGAGCAGCTCGGCGTCACCTTCGAACCCATCAAGATACGGAAGTGCGCCAACGACTGTCTGTTTTGCTTCGTGGATCAGAATCCCGAAGAAGTTCGGGACTCACTGAAATTCCGTGACGGTGACTACCGCCTTTCGTTTATGCAGGGGCATTATGTCACCCTCACCAACGTCGGCTGGAAGGAAATGGAGCGGATCGCCACCCAGGGACTGAGTCCCATTTATGTGTCCGTCCACGTAACCGATCCCGAAGTTCGCAAAGAGTTGATTCTATATAAAAAAGAGGACGATATCCTGGAAAAGCTGGACTATCTGGTCTCCAACGGGATCGAGGTCCACACGCAGATTGTGTTGGTCCCGGGTGTCAACGACGAAGAAGTGCTCGACAAAACCCTTGAAGACTTATACCAATTCCGGGAAAACCTGATGTCGGTCGCGCTTGTGCCGGTTGGGCTTACGAAGCACCGGGAAGGACTGGCTGAACTGGAATCAGTCTCCCCGGAATATGCCAGCGATTTTATGCCGAAGGTCCGGAAGTATGACGAGATGTACCGGAACAAAGAGGGCGAGCGGTTTGTCTATCTCAGTGACGAGTGGTTTATCCTGGCTGATGAAGAAATTCCGCCGATGGACTATTACGGGAACGCATACCAGATTGAAAACGGCGTCGGTTTAGTACGCTCTTTTCTTGACGATTTCGAAGCGCAGTCCCGCGGTTTCCCTGAGAACCTCCCGGAGCCCAGGGAAGTCAGCCTGGTCACCGGAAAACTGGCGGAACCGATCTTCAGGGAACACATTATGCCGGTATTGAACGAAATCGAAAACTTCCACGCCAACCTGTATGCCATCCGGAACGACTTCTGGGGGGATATGGTCACGGTGGCAGGACTGCTCACCGCACAGGACGTCATCCGTCAGCTGGCGGCACGGAACCTGGGTGATGCACTCTATCTGCCAATGCGATTCATAAACGACGATGGAATCACCCTGGATGACAAAACGCCGGAAGATATTCAGAATCACCTCGGCGTCCCCACCTTTGTCACCGATGAGGACTTTATGAAAATTATCACAGGCAACGATGAACCGGAAATCGATATTAATGCTCGCAGCACTGCAGTCGAGGTGTTGAGCGGCATTGGGCAGGTGGGATGA
- a CDS encoding phosphopantothenoylcysteine decarboxylase (decarboxylates 4-phosphopantothenoylcysteine to form 4'-phosphopantotheine.) gives MKKILLGITSSIAAYRMPNLISQGRKQGYEFRVIVTEKAEQFVAVQALSVMSQHQCYRDQDEWGTTEQVLHIDLAKWCDAFLLAPLTANTLAKMANGICDNLLTSAVRALGETPLIIAPAMNTRMWENAFTQEHIQKLQEVYNLTVIEPITKKLADGDEGIGALAEDDTILGVLSSL, from the coding sequence ATGAAGAAGATCCTGCTAGGCATTACCAGTTCAATTGCAGCGTACCGGATGCCGAATCTAATCTCCCAGGGACGGAAACAGGGATACGAATTCCGTGTCATCGTGACCGAAAAAGCGGAACAGTTCGTTGCCGTCCAGGCATTGTCGGTCATGAGTCAGCACCAGTGTTATCGGGACCAGGACGAATGGGGTACTACCGAACAGGTGCTCCATATCGACCTTGCGAAGTGGTGCGATGCCTTTCTACTTGCGCCGTTGACGGCCAACACCCTCGCAAAGATGGCCAACGGCATCTGCGATAATCTCCTCACATCGGCGGTGCGAGCTCTTGGTGAAACGCCACTCATTATCGCTCCGGCAATGAACACCCGGATGTGGGAAAACGCGTTTACACAGGAGCATATTCAAAAATTACAGGAAGTATATAATTTGACTGTCATCGAACCAATTACAAAAAAACTGGCTGACGGAGACGAAGGTATTGGCGCCCTGGCTGAGGACGACACAATTCTGGGTGTTCTTTCTTCACTTTAG
- a CDS encoding RNA-binding transcriptional accessory protein: MSDQKSSIPAKILNWLTEDLKYRRGQMKSALELLAGGATIPFVARYRKEATGELDEIELKEIWNAYQYYDELEERKETVLATIEKQDKLTDELKARILECREKTELEDLYAPYKPKRRTRAQKAREKGLEPLADSIWLQPVNGDPLADLALEYLSDEVESVEDALAGAHDILAERIADDPDIRQWLREYMYQNGLLVTKAKKEWRGKQSKFEQYYDYSEPVKKVAGHRFLAIRRGADEDIINYSIDVEPEPVFEYIAREVLTEDSPYKEFLQEVIEDAYGRLLSLSISSSILSEVREESEEEAIDVFAKNVRDLLMAAPAGHKRTMAIDPGFRTGCKIAVLNETGQFLENETIYPHPPQEKRKEAAQIIKFLAEKYDIELIAIGNGTAGRETEAFTKEVVREQNLPAIPVMVNESGASVYSASEVASEEFPDLDLTVRGAISIGRRLQDPLAELVKIDPKSIGVGQYQHDVNQTKLKEELDTVISSCVNAVGVDINTASKQLLTHVSGLTTSTAENIVDQRESNGKFKSREEIKDVPGIGAVTFEQCAGFLKIPGGKNPLDNSNVHPESYYIVEKMAKDVGKSLGAIVGKGIDVDPKKYVDDEKGLPTVKDILTELRRPGRDPRDEFKTAEFKEGVEEIGDLKEGMLLEGTVTNVTHFGAFVDVGVHQDGLVHISEIADKFVDDPHEEVKVGQVVKVKVLSVDEERNRIGLSMKQAKN, translated from the coding sequence ATGTCTGACCAGAAATCATCCATCCCCGCAAAAATTCTGAACTGGCTCACCGAGGATTTAAAGTATCGTCGCGGGCAGATGAAATCCGCGCTGGAGCTCCTGGCCGGGGGCGCCACCATCCCGTTCGTGGCGCGTTACCGCAAGGAAGCCACCGGCGAACTGGACGAAATCGAGCTGAAGGAAATCTGGAACGCCTACCAGTATTACGACGAACTGGAGGAGCGTAAAGAGACCGTCCTCGCCACGATCGAAAAACAGGATAAACTGACGGACGAGCTGAAGGCCCGCATCCTGGAGTGCCGGGAGAAGACCGAATTAGAAGATCTTTATGCGCCGTACAAGCCGAAGCGCCGCACCCGGGCTCAAAAGGCGCGGGAAAAGGGATTGGAGCCGCTGGCGGACAGCATCTGGCTGCAGCCGGTCAACGGCGATCCGCTGGCGGATCTGGCGTTGGAATACTTATCCGATGAAGTTGAGTCGGTTGAAGATGCTCTGGCCGGTGCGCACGATATTTTGGCCGAGCGTATCGCTGACGATCCCGACATTCGGCAGTGGCTGCGGGAGTACATGTATCAGAACGGGCTCCTGGTGACCAAGGCCAAAAAGGAGTGGCGGGGAAAGCAGTCCAAGTTCGAGCAGTATTACGACTACAGCGAACCGGTGAAAAAGGTCGCCGGACACCGATTTCTGGCCATCCGCCGCGGCGCGGATGAGGACATCATCAACTATTCCATCGATGTTGAGCCCGAACCGGTGTTCGAGTATATCGCCCGAGAGGTCTTAACAGAGGACAGTCCATACAAGGAATTCTTGCAGGAAGTAATCGAAGACGCCTACGGCCGGTTACTCTCGCTTTCCATCAGCAGTTCCATCCTCTCCGAAGTGCGGGAGGAGTCGGAAGAGGAAGCCATCGATGTCTTTGCCAAGAATGTCCGTGACCTGCTGATGGCGGCGCCGGCGGGGCACAAGCGAACCATGGCCATTGACCCAGGATTCCGCACAGGGTGCAAGATCGCCGTCCTGAACGAAACCGGACAGTTCCTGGAGAATGAGACGATTTATCCCCATCCGCCGCAGGAGAAGCGGAAAGAAGCAGCGCAAATTATCAAATTTCTTGCGGAAAAGTACGACATCGAACTCATCGCCATTGGCAACGGCACGGCTGGACGGGAGACGGAAGCTTTTACCAAAGAAGTGGTACGCGAACAGAATCTCCCGGCCATACCGGTGATGGTGAACGAATCCGGCGCGTCGGTCTATTCGGCGTCCGAGGTTGCTTCGGAGGAGTTCCCGGATCTGGATCTCACCGTTCGTGGGGCTATATCTATTGGAAGACGTTTACAGGATCCGCTGGCGGAGTTGGTGAAGATCGATCCCAAGAGCATCGGCGTGGGGCAGTATCAGCATGACGTGAATCAGACCAAGCTGAAGGAGGAACTGGACACCGTGATCTCCAGCTGCGTCAACGCGGTGGGCGTGGATATCAATACCGCGTCCAAACAGCTGCTAACCCACGTCTCCGGGCTGACAACTTCTACTGCAGAAAATATCGTGGACCAGCGGGAATCCAACGGGAAATTCAAATCACGGGAGGAGATAAAAGATGTACCCGGCATCGGCGCGGTCACCTTTGAGCAGTGCGCGGGCTTCCTGAAGATTCCGGGCGGGAAGAATCCGCTGGACAACAGCAACGTGCATCCGGAATCGTATTATATCGTAGAGAAAATGGCCAAAGACGTAGGCAAATCGCTGGGAGCTATCGTTGGAAAGGGCATTGACGTGGATCCCAAAAAGTATGTGGACGACGAAAAAGGGCTCCCGACGGTAAAGGATATTCTCACAGAACTCCGTCGCCCTGGTCGCGATCCCCGGGACGAATTCAAAACCGCCGAGTTCAAGGAGGGCGTCGAGGAAATCGGTGACCTGAAAGAGGGAATGCTGCTGGAGGGGACGGTGACCAACGTGACCCACTTCGGCGCGTTCGTGGATGTGGGAGTTCACCAGGATGGATTAGTGCATATTTCCGAAATAGCTGATAAATTTGTGGATGACCCGCATGAAGAGGTGAAGGTCGGCCAGGTGGTGAAGGTAAAGGTGCTGAGCGTAGATGAGGAGCGAAACCGGATCGGGCTGAGCATGAAGCAAGCGAAGAACTGA